The following proteins are encoded in a genomic region of Channa argus isolate prfri chromosome 3, Channa argus male v1.0, whole genome shotgun sequence:
- the tmem186 gene encoding transmembrane protein 186, producing MIRSVLPRRSTSHILFCTRGSCLLTGLISCGVQPHSSGQTVNQQSFHGRLIPKVTGLAKYSDLAKQNYTMIYTLPHIKLLRAVSRLKLLQTAITVVILPPVYVLYLQGDASLFLVSYTTGLALFAGVMLYTASHFFRRVVGMMYLDPTQTTLKVSHLTFWGKRHDIYLPVSDVMTIGDTGDSVNETILKLKRYSSPQTLYFSLNFGHVVDRQGFEKVFGNLK from the exons ATG ATCAGGTCAGTGCTGCCACGCAGGTCAACCTCCCACATCCTCTTCTGTACCAGAGGATCTTGTCTACTCACAGGTTTGATATCTTGTGGTGTACAGCCTCATTCATCAGGTCAGACAGTCAACCAGCAGAGCTTCCATGGACGCCTTATACCTAAAGTCACAGGCTTGGCCAAGTACTCAGACTTGGCTAAACAGAACTACACTATGATTTACACCCTCCCGCACATTAAGCTCCTTCGAGCTGTTTCCAGGCTCAAACTACTCCAAACTGCGATCACTGTGGTCATTTTGCCCCCAGTATATGTCCTCTACCTCCAGGGAGATGCTTCCCTTTTTCTTGTCAGCTACACAACAGGTTTAGCTCTGTTTGCTGGTGTTATGCTGTACACCGCTAGTCACTTCTTTAGGAGAGTTGTGGGGATGATGTACCTGGACCCAACGCAGACTACACTCAAAGTTTCCCACCTCACCTTCTGGGGCAAGCGACATGATATCTACCTGCCTGTGTCAGATGTTATGACCATCGGGGATACAGGGGACTCTGTAAATGAAACCATATTGAAGTTAAAAAGATACAGCAGTCCACAGACATTATATTTCTCTCTTAACTTTGGACATGTAGTGGACAGGCAGGGTTTTGAGAAGGTGTTTGGAAATTTGAagtga
- the gde1 gene encoding glycerophosphodiester phosphodiesterase 1 yields MLQLGEEVTLYSVVFVVFLLGTRNPVWTTVLTASLYLFLAMFRFPQLPASRVQQVLHPAKGAVGSGKVSVVAHRGGGQDAPENTIAAIREASKNGATGVELDLEFSSDGVPILMHDETVDRTTNGSGPLTQMRLSDLRKLDAAYKHRLREKFTGEKIPTLQEAVEECIKLQLTIYFDVKGHPDEAAAALKELFRKHPVLYNSSIVCSFEPKVIYRMRQIDPEVVTALSHRPWSLSRFGDGSPRFSSLWKHQWMTLMDFTLDLAHHHVLWKLCGISAFLIQKNFVSQDYVQYWAQRGVEVVAWTVNTKVEKAYFHEVLQVNYITDSLVEDCEPHY; encoded by the exons ATGCTGCAGCTGGGGGAGGAAGTCACTCTGTACTCCGTTGTCTTCGTGGTTTTCCTGCTTGGCACCAGGAACCCGGTGTGGACAACGGTTCTTACCGCCTCCCTCTACCTCTTTCTGGCTATGTTCAGGTTCCCCCAGTTACCGGCCAGTCGCGTCCAGCAGGTGCTGCACCCAGCCAAGGGCGCGGTGGGCTCCGGTAAAGTGTCGGTGGTGGCTCATCGGGGCGGTGGGCAGGACGCACCGGAGAACACGATAGCAGCCATTCGTGAG GCCAGTAAGAATGGGGCGACTGGTGTCGAGTTGGATCTGGAGTTCTCATCAGATGGCGTACCAATACTGATGCATGATGAGACTGTAGACCGGACCACCAATGGCTCGGGACCCCTCACTCAGATGAGACTTTCTGACTTGCGTAAACTGGACGCAGCTTATAAACATCGACTCAG GGAGAAGTTTACTGGGGAGAAGATCCCAACTCTGCAGGAAGCAGTAGAGGAGTGCATCAAACTACAGCTCACCATTTACTTTGATGTCAAAGGTCATCCAGATGAG GCAGCTGCAGCACTTAAAGAACTGTTTAGGAAACATCCAGTTCTCTACAACAGCAGCATCGTCTGCTCCTTTGAGCCCAAAGTCATCTACAGG ATGAGACAGATTGATCCAGAAGTGGTTACAGCATTAAGTCACAGGCCGTGGAGCTTGAGTCGGTTTGGAGATGGCTCACCGCGTTTCTCATCACTATGGAAACACCAATGGATGACACTGATGGACTTCACCTTGGACTTGGCACACCATCATGTGCTATGGAAGCTCTGTGGCATCTCAGCCTTCCTGATCCAAAAGAACTTTGTTTCACA GGACTATGTGCAGTACTGGGCCCAGAGAGGGGTGGAGGTTGTGGCCTGGACGGTCAACACAAAAGTGGAGAAAGCGTATTTCCATGAGGTACTACAAGTCAACTACATCACAGACAGCCTGGTGGAGGACTGTGAACCTCATTACTGA
- the mcrip2 gene encoding MAPK regulated corepressor interacting protein 2 — MMYTITRGPSKLVTQRRTGPTQQLESKFTDLKLKPTSWLTSNSPPPKIVFNRPNGKCYHNAATPKSDSPAEGFTPAHEENVRFVYEAWQEVEQKLGDSDGAESTNSQGPVQYTEKTPSAAMKNFVPIDLEEWWAQRFLANIANLS, encoded by the exons ATGATGTACACAATCACTCGAGGTCCCAGCAAACTTGTTACACAACGGAGGACAG GTCCCACACAACAGCTCGAGAGTAAATTCACCGACTTGAAGCTCAAGCCGACGTCTTGGCTCACATCAAA CTCTCCACCTCCAAAGATCGTCTTCAACCGTCCCAACGGGAAATGCTACCACAATGCAGCCACGCCGAAATCTGACAGCCCAGCAGAGGGATTCACTCCTGCACATGAGGAAAACGTCAGATTTGTATATGAAG CGTGGCAGGAGGTGGAGCAGAAGCTGGGGGACAGTGATGGTGCAGAATCGACCAACAGCCAGGGGCCAGTTCAATACACGGAGAAGACCCCTAGTGCTGCGATGAAGA ACTTTGTGCCCATAGATCTGGAGGAGTGGTGGGCTCAGCGCTTCCTTGCCAACATTGCCAACCTGTCGTGA